From a region of the Neobacillus niacini genome:
- a CDS encoding adenylosuccinate synthase translates to MTSVVVVGTQWGDEGKGKITDFLSENAEAIARYQGGNNAGHTIKFNGETYKLHLIPSGIFYKEKICVIGNGMVVDPKALVAELAYLHEKGITTDNLRISNRAHVILPYHLKLDVVEEESKGANKIGTTKKGIGPAYMDKAARVGIRIADLLERDVFEEKLERNLAEKNRLFERIYETTGFTKEEILDEYFEYGQQIKQYVCDTSVVLNDALDDGKRVLFEGAQGVMLDIDQGTYPFVTSSNPVAGGVTIGSGVGPSKITHVVGVCKAYTSRVGDGPFPTELFDEIGSQIREVGREYGTTTGRPRRIGWFDSVVVRHARRVSGLTDLSLNSIDVLSGIETLKICTAYSYKGELITEYPASLKVLSECEPVYEELPGWTEDITGVKSLDELPVNARHYVERVTQLTGIPLTTFSVGPDRNQTNVVRSPWRQI, encoded by the coding sequence ATGACATCAGTAGTGGTAGTTGGTACACAATGGGGAGACGAAGGAAAGGGTAAAATTACCGATTTTCTTTCTGAGAATGCAGAAGCAATTGCACGTTATCAAGGTGGAAATAACGCTGGCCATACGATCAAGTTTAACGGTGAAACATATAAGTTACACCTGATTCCATCAGGAATTTTTTATAAAGAAAAGATTTGTGTGATTGGAAATGGAATGGTTGTGGATCCGAAGGCACTTGTAGCAGAGCTTGCTTACTTGCATGAAAAGGGAATTACAACGGATAACCTTCGTATTAGCAATCGTGCACATGTAATCCTTCCTTACCATTTAAAGCTTGATGTTGTTGAGGAAGAAAGTAAGGGTGCCAATAAAATTGGAACCACGAAAAAAGGAATTGGACCTGCTTATATGGATAAAGCAGCTCGTGTCGGTATCAGAATCGCTGACCTTCTTGAGCGTGATGTTTTTGAAGAAAAGCTTGAACGAAACCTGGCTGAAAAAAATCGTTTGTTTGAACGTATTTATGAAACTACAGGGTTTACAAAAGAGGAAATTTTAGACGAGTACTTTGAATATGGACAGCAAATTAAACAATATGTTTGCGATACATCAGTCGTATTAAATGACGCTTTAGATGATGGTAAACGAGTTTTATTCGAAGGCGCTCAAGGTGTTATGTTGGATATTGACCAAGGTACGTACCCATTTGTAACTTCTTCAAATCCAGTTGCAGGTGGCGTCACGATCGGTTCTGGTGTTGGACCGTCAAAAATTACTCATGTTGTGGGTGTTTGTAAAGCCTATACTTCTCGTGTAGGTGATGGACCGTTCCCGACAGAATTATTTGATGAAATCGGCAGCCAAATCCGTGAAGTCGGTCGTGAATACGGTACAACTACAGGACGTCCACGCCGTATTGGCTGGTTCGACAGTGTCGTTGTTCGTCATGCACGTCGTGTCAGCGGTCTAACTGATCTATCTTTGAATTCAATTGATGTTCTATCAGGAATCGAAACATTGAAGATTTGTACTGCATATAGCTATAAAGGTGAATTAATTACCGAATATCCTGCGAGCTTAAAGGTATTAAGTGAATGTGAGCCTGTTTATGAAGAACTTCCAGGCTGGACTGAGGATATTACAGGAGTTAAATCATTAGATGAATTGCCCGTTAATGCACGTCATTACGTTGAGCGTGTAACACAGCTTACTGGAATACCATTAACAACTTTCTCTGTAGGACCAGACCGCAATCAAACAAATGTTGTTCGCAGTCCTTGGAGACAAATTTAA